The Candidatus Dechloromonas phosphoritropha genome includes a region encoding these proteins:
- the glgA gene encoding glycogen synthase GlgA, giving the protein MNRLSILFATSEMAPWVKTGGLGDVAAALPAALRRARHDVRVLIPAYPAMLTAFPQATLLAELPSLAPALPAARLLAAEADGLPLILLDCPPLYERPGNPYLDALGHDWTDNGIRFGLLSRVAALLGQPASPLAWRPDAVHVNDWQTALAPAWLHYEGGAASVVTVHNIAFQGNFAPGYLSALGLPDYAWRLDGVEYHGQLSFLKAGLQLATLISTVSPTYAREIQDEYFGYGLAPLLRHRANALRGILNGVDSAIWNPACDPALAAPYAANRLAAKRTNKRALQLEMGLDPVDDRPLFGIISRLTDQKGLDLVLALGDGITHLPAQLAILGSGDKALEAGFSELAARHPGQIAVRLGFDETLAHRIEAGADCFLMPSRFEPCGLNQMYSLRYGTPPIVRATGGLADTVIDVSEATLAAKTANGFVVDGETPHALWLTLERATRYWQDRKLWQRIQQNGMRRDFSWEHVAHDYVTLYQDAIAART; this is encoded by the coding sequence ATGAACCGCCTTTCGATCCTCTTCGCCACCTCGGAAATGGCTCCCTGGGTCAAGACCGGCGGCCTCGGCGACGTCGCCGCTGCTTTGCCGGCAGCGCTGCGCCGCGCCCGCCACGATGTCCGGGTGCTGATTCCCGCCTATCCGGCAATGCTCACAGCCTTTCCGCAAGCCACCCTGCTCGCCGAACTGCCGTCGCTTGCCCCGGCCCTGCCGGCGGCCCGCCTGCTCGCCGCCGAGGCCGACGGCCTGCCGCTGATCCTGCTCGACTGTCCGCCGCTCTATGAGCGTCCCGGCAATCCCTATCTCGACGCGCTCGGCCACGACTGGACTGACAACGGCATCCGCTTTGGCCTGCTTTCACGGGTTGCCGCGCTGCTCGGCCAACCAGCCTCGCCGCTCGCCTGGCGCCCCGATGCCGTCCATGTCAACGACTGGCAGACGGCGCTCGCCCCGGCCTGGCTGCATTACGAGGGCGGCGCCGCCAGCGTCGTCACCGTGCACAACATCGCCTTCCAGGGCAACTTCGCCCCCGGCTACCTGTCGGCGCTCGGCCTGCCTGATTACGCCTGGCGCCTCGATGGTGTCGAATACCACGGCCAGCTTTCCTTCCTCAAGGCCGGCCTGCAACTGGCGACGCTGATCTCGACGGTCAGCCCGACCTACGCCCGCGAAATCCAGGACGAGTATTTCGGCTACGGGCTTGCTCCCTTGCTGCGCCATCGCGCCAACGCGCTGCGCGGCATCCTGAACGGCGTCGACAGCGCAATCTGGAACCCGGCCTGCGATCCCGCGCTGGCCGCTCCCTATGCTGCCAACCGGCTCGCCGCCAAGCGCACCAACAAGCGTGCGCTGCAACTGGAAATGGGCCTCGACCCGGTGGACGATCGGCCACTGTTCGGTATCATCAGCCGCCTGACCGACCAGAAGGGACTCGATCTCGTGCTGGCGCTGGGTGACGGAATCACCCACCTGCCGGCCCAGCTGGCCATTCTCGGTAGCGGCGACAAGGCCCTAGAAGCCGGGTTCAGCGAGCTCGCCGCTCGCCACCCCGGCCAGATCGCCGTCCGCCTCGGCTTCGACGAAACCCTGGCCCATCGCATCGAGGCCGGTGCCGACTGCTTCCTGATGCCGTCGCGCTTCGAGCCCTGCGGCCTCAACCAGATGTACAGCCTGCGCTACGGCACGCCGCCCATCGTGCGTGCCACCGGCGGCCTCGCCGATACCGTGATCGACGTCAGCGAAGCCACACTGGCCGCCAAGACGGCCAACGGCTTCGTCGTCGACGGGGAAACGCCGCACGCGCTGTGGCTGACGCTCGAACGCGCCACCCGCTACTGGCAAGACCGCAAGCTGTGGCAGCGCATCCAGCAGAACGGCATGCGCCGCGATTTCTCGTGGGAACACGTCGCCCACGACTACGTCACCCTCTACCAAGACGCCATCGCCGCCCGCACCTGA
- the tnpB gene encoding IS66 family insertion sequence element accessory protein TnpB, with translation MFFPEGQIRVQVYGQPVDLRKSFDGLYAITRHVLGQDPLSGQLFVFFNRRGTQVKVLYWDRSGFCLWAKRLEEGRFVANWDKVRTCEIDWTGLKLLLEGIEPGRRKKRYHASGAPIKTLQNSGLC, from the coding sequence ATGTTTTTCCCTGAAGGCCAAATCCGCGTCCAAGTCTATGGCCAGCCGGTCGACCTGCGCAAATCCTTCGACGGTCTGTACGCGATCACCCGTCATGTCCTCGGTCAGGACCCGCTGAGCGGCCAGCTCTTCGTCTTCTTCAATCGCCGTGGCACTCAGGTGAAGGTGCTCTACTGGGATCGCAGCGGCTTCTGCCTGTGGGCCAAGCGTCTCGAAGAAGGCCGTTTCGTCGCCAACTGGGATAAAGTGCGCACGTGCGAAATCGACTGGACCGGTCTGAAACTGCTCCTCGAAGGGATCGAGCCGGGACGCCGGAAGAAGCGTTATCACGCCTCTGGAGCGCCCATAAAAACGCTTCAAAACAGCGGCTTGTGTTAA
- a CDS encoding MarR family transcriptional regulator codes for MTEEAIMLAMALAERYATNMHGVLSCFDRIIITGTLPGACYAAGMTSYLYTHGIRVFDYPRFAEPLRDRIRERAQEVCLAAGIEIEHVSKSHIRKEELVARVLAGRGDAPGLVHVLSAMEACPSYKPWHDKGSGKTYLRPDQGKCLHYYFYFIDEELGLCYLRVPTWAPFGLQFYCNGHSALARTLTRERIDFLQQDNAFLRVADIAQAQALADAFSPDVLHPRLDRYAQWLCPVLDVFGSSYHWSLRQVEYSTDLMFRSEQILVPLYDAISRQAVLAANAERVSSFLGKKVTPQLAQEIGSRLSTRIEGRCIKHTMGAAGVKVYDKFSRVLRVETTVNDVSFFKHHRKVEHKDRHATRELAPLKKTIYSLIDLRDILLGCNQRYLAFLSSLDDPSAGERDLERLSMPRLGAAPGVKGVNFFDPAEKALLQTMQRGEFNIHGWRRADLLSYLKLTPSAMSRQLARPRTLGLIKKVTHTYRYYLTRLGRSVVAAACSLTRFNIVPTMACAS; via the coding sequence ATGACCGAGGAGGCGATCATGTTGGCGATGGCTCTGGCGGAACGATACGCGACGAACATGCATGGCGTGCTTTCGTGCTTTGACCGGATCATTATCACCGGCACGCTGCCTGGTGCGTGCTACGCGGCAGGAATGACGAGTTATTTGTACACGCACGGAATTCGGGTATTCGACTACCCGCGATTTGCCGAGCCGCTGCGAGATCGCATTCGTGAGCGTGCGCAGGAGGTGTGTCTGGCGGCGGGTATTGAAATCGAGCACGTCAGCAAAAGCCATATTCGCAAGGAAGAGTTGGTCGCGCGAGTGCTCGCCGGTCGCGGCGACGCACCGGGTTTGGTGCATGTGCTCTCGGCCATGGAAGCCTGTCCGAGCTACAAACCGTGGCATGACAAAGGCAGTGGCAAGACTTACCTGCGCCCCGATCAAGGCAAGTGCCTGCACTACTACTTCTATTTCATCGACGAGGAACTGGGGTTGTGCTACCTGCGTGTGCCGACGTGGGCACCGTTCGGGTTGCAGTTCTACTGTAATGGTCACAGCGCTCTGGCAAGAACTCTGACGCGAGAAAGGATCGACTTCCTCCAGCAGGACAACGCCTTCCTGCGTGTCGCCGACATCGCGCAGGCGCAGGCGCTGGCGGATGCGTTCAGTCCCGACGTACTTCACCCGCGACTGGATCGCTATGCGCAGTGGTTGTGCCCAGTGCTTGACGTCTTTGGATCCTCGTATCACTGGAGCTTGCGCCAAGTCGAATACTCCACCGACCTGATGTTTCGCAGTGAGCAGATATTGGTTCCACTGTATGACGCCATTTCGCGCCAAGCGGTCTTGGCCGCCAACGCAGAACGCGTCTCCAGCTTTCTGGGCAAGAAGGTCACGCCACAACTGGCCCAGGAGATCGGTTCCCGGTTGTCCACCCGTATCGAGGGGCGCTGCATCAAGCACACCATGGGCGCCGCTGGCGTCAAGGTGTATGACAAATTCTCCCGCGTACTGCGGGTCGAAACGACCGTCAATGACGTGAGTTTCTTCAAACACCACCGCAAGGTGGAACACAAGGACAGGCACGCCACCCGAGAATTGGCGCCCCTGAAGAAGACAATCTATAGCCTGATCGACCTGCGCGACATCCTGCTCGGCTGCAACCAACGTTACCTGGCGTTCCTCTCCAGCCTCGATGACCCCAGTGCCGGCGAGCGTGACTTGGAGCGATTGAGCATGCCACGGTTGGGGGCGGCTCCCGGTGTCAAAGGGGTGAACTTCTTTGATCCTGCCGAGAAAGCCTTGCTGCAAACCATGCAACGCGGCGAGTTCAACATTCACGGTTGGCGTCGTGCCGATCTTCTCAGCTATCTGAAGCTCACTCCGTCCGCCATGTCGCGCCAACTTGCCCGACCGCGTACGCTCGGCTTGATCAAGAAAGTCACTCATACCTATCGCTACTACCTCACTCGATTGGGACGTTCAGTCGTCGCTGCGGCCTGCTCATTGACCCGCTTCAACATAGTGCCAACCATGGCTTGCGCATCCTGA
- a CDS encoding IS66 family insertion sequence element accessory protein TnpB, whose translation MAKAGEGSRVRRSASEWEALLSRFPGSGLNVATFCKREGISDTSFHRWRTRLGIALDSQDKASGQPATFVDVGPLSTTTATPARFHLTLDLGGGLILQLERR comes from the coding sequence ATGGCCAAGGCAGGGGAAGGGTCGCGGGTGCGGCGTAGCGCGAGCGAATGGGAGGCGTTGCTGTCGCGATTTCCGGGCAGCGGTTTGAACGTTGCGACCTTCTGCAAACGCGAAGGGATCAGCGATACCAGCTTCCATCGCTGGCGCACACGTCTGGGCATCGCCCTCGACAGTCAGGACAAGGCCAGCGGCCAGCCGGCCACCTTCGTCGACGTCGGCCCTCTGAGCACAACCACGGCGACGCCCGCTCGTTTCCACCTCACCCTCGACCTCGGCGGCGGCCTGATCCTGCAGCTGGAGCGCCGCTGA
- a CDS encoding IS66 family transposase, whose translation MQHVTRRFYNLEQAAALCPQEVLDLCQTLSAEITALKQQIDWFKRQIFGQKSERRIDVTPSGQLSLGEFPTPPPGSESPGRPVAAHTRQPTSKRPSDESVPFFDENRVPVEVVELTAPEVEGLSPEDYEVISHKDSYRLAQRPGSYVVIKYRRPVIKLKSNQTLVCANAPAGVIEGSRADVSFVAGLLIDKFAYHLPLYRQHQRLADAGITVSRPWLTQIGQQGITLLEPIYEAQFASIRSSRVKAMDETPIKAGQGAPGKLKAAYFWPVYGEGDEICFPFFASREFKHVEAALGLTAAEGAVLLSDGYQAYSHYAAQIGITHAQCWAHTRRKFFDAQDAEPEAAAQALALIGDLYQVEERIREQKLTGARKRDYRLEHAKPIVERFFAWVGERFAAQGLLPRNPLTRALAYARDRRWGLEVFLADPDVPIDTNHLERALRVIPMGRRSWLFCWTEFGARQVGIIQSLIVTCRLHQIDPYDYLVDVLQRVAEHPADRVHELTPRVWKELFAQNPLRSPLYALPK comes from the coding sequence ATTCAGCACGTTACCAGACGGTTTTACAACCTCGAACAAGCCGCGGCATTGTGCCCGCAAGAGGTGCTGGATCTGTGCCAGACGCTGTCTGCTGAAATCACCGCACTGAAGCAACAAATCGACTGGTTCAAGCGCCAGATCTTCGGCCAGAAAAGCGAACGACGCATCGACGTCACGCCGAGCGGCCAACTGAGTCTCGGCGAGTTCCCGACGCCCCCACCAGGTTCTGAGTCACCAGGTCGCCCCGTCGCCGCGCATACCCGTCAGCCGACCAGCAAGCGTCCCAGTGACGAAAGCGTGCCCTTCTTCGACGAGAACCGCGTCCCAGTCGAAGTCGTCGAGCTCACCGCGCCGGAAGTCGAAGGCCTCTCTCCCGAGGACTACGAGGTCATCAGCCACAAGGACAGCTATCGCCTGGCGCAACGGCCGGGTAGCTACGTGGTGATCAAGTATCGCCGGCCGGTAATCAAGCTCAAGAGTAACCAGACACTGGTCTGCGCCAACGCGCCGGCCGGTGTCATTGAGGGCAGCCGGGCCGACGTCAGCTTCGTCGCCGGACTGCTGATTGACAAATTTGCCTACCACCTGCCACTGTATCGCCAGCATCAACGCCTGGCCGATGCGGGAATCACCGTCAGCCGGCCGTGGCTGACGCAGATCGGGCAACAGGGCATCACTCTGCTCGAACCGATCTACGAGGCGCAGTTTGCCTCGATCCGCAGCTCGCGCGTCAAGGCGATGGACGAGACGCCGATCAAGGCCGGACAGGGCGCACCCGGCAAGCTGAAAGCGGCGTACTTCTGGCCGGTGTATGGCGAAGGCGACGAAATCTGTTTCCCCTTCTTCGCCAGTCGCGAGTTCAAGCACGTCGAGGCGGCCCTCGGACTGACCGCCGCCGAAGGCGCGGTGCTGTTGTCGGACGGCTATCAGGCCTACAGTCATTACGCGGCGCAGATCGGGATCACGCACGCCCAATGCTGGGCGCACACGCGTCGTAAGTTCTTTGACGCGCAAGACGCGGAACCAGAAGCGGCAGCGCAGGCACTCGCGCTCATTGGGGACCTGTATCAGGTCGAAGAGCGCATCCGCGAGCAAAAGCTCACCGGTGCAAGGAAGCGCGACTATCGTCTGGAGCATGCCAAACCGATCGTCGAGCGTTTCTTCGCCTGGGTTGGCGAACGCTTCGCGGCGCAGGGGCTGTTACCGCGCAATCCGCTGACCAGGGCGCTGGCCTATGCGCGCGATCGACGATGGGGACTGGAGGTCTTCCTCGCCGACCCGGACGTGCCGATCGACACCAATCACCTCGAACGCGCCCTGCGGGTGATTCCCATGGGGCGCCGCTCCTGGCTGTTCTGCTGGACGGAGTTCGGCGCCAGGCAGGTCGGGATCATCCAGAGCCTGATCGTTACCTGTCGGCTGCATCAGATCGACCCCTACGATTATCTCGTCGATGTCCTGCAGCGCGTCGCCGAGCACCCCGCCGACCGCGTCCATGAACTCACGCCACGGGTCTGGAAAGAACTGTTCGCTCAGAACCCGCTGCGCTCGCCTTTGTACGCGTTGCCGAAGTAG
- a CDS encoding dihydrofolate reductase has translation MPEIVLIAAVASNRVIGRDNRLLWNIPEDMAHFKALTAGHTVVMGRKTWESLPQRFRPLPGRRNIVVSRQADYDTPGAEVADSLENALKMASTAASVFVIGGEQIYAQAMAVADRLEITEVNQEPEGDAWFPEIAGVDWEKAAKIEGNGHAFVTYRRRTT, from the coding sequence ATGCCGGAAATCGTCCTCATCGCTGCCGTCGCCAGCAACCGCGTGATCGGCCGCGACAACCGGCTGCTCTGGAACATCCCGGAAGACATGGCGCATTTCAAGGCGCTGACCGCCGGCCACACGGTCGTCATGGGGCGCAAAACCTGGGAATCGCTGCCACAGCGCTTCCGGCCCCTGCCGGGGCGCCGCAACATCGTCGTCAGCCGCCAGGCCGACTATGACACACCCGGCGCCGAAGTTGCAGACTCATTGGAAAATGCCTTGAAAATGGCGTCGACCGCAGCAAGCGTTTTTGTCATCGGCGGCGAGCAAATCTATGCGCAGGCAATGGCCGTCGCCGACCGCCTGGAAATTACTGAAGTCAATCAAGAACCGGAAGGCGATGCCTGGTTTCCCGAGATTGCTGGGGTCGACTGGGAAAAAGCGGCAAAAATCGAGGGGAACGGGCACGCCTTCGTGACCTATCGCCGACGCACCACTTAG
- the pgi gene encoding glucose-6-phosphate isomerase, producing MRLVDSPAWRAVAAHAEAVRPAQLRELFAADGQRFERFSLRHDGLLLDFSKQRIDAETLTLLHALADAADLDGWKRKMVAGEPINHTEGRAVRHMALRADKQEPLEVRVVLERLRNFCESIHSGKWRGFAGEHITDVVNIGIGGSDLGPRMAVRALAAHHQPDLNVHFVANVDGADIAPLLARLNPRTTLFVIASKTFATLETLTNARTARAWLLAAAGRESAVSQHFVAISTNMELTRQFGISPDNVFEFWDWVGGRFSLWSAIGLSLALAVGWRQFKQLLAGARAMDKHFIEAPAAANLPLTLALLSLWNTDFLGASSLAILPYSQSLALLPAYLQQLEMESNGKQTDRDGEAVGVGTCPVLWGEAGTNGQHSFYQLLHQGGQTIPCDFIALRDSDFPLPGSHHVALLANCLAQSAALAFGQAAAEARAAGVPEVLVPYKVFPGNQPSTTLLLPALSPYTLGQLLALYEHKVFCLGVLWNLNSFDQWGVELGKQLANRLTPLLEGAGDDAAFDSSTRGLLAALKNR from the coding sequence ATGAGACTTGTCGACTCCCCTGCCTGGCGCGCCGTTGCCGCCCATGCCGAAGCCGTGCGCCCGGCGCAGCTGCGCGAACTGTTCGCCGCCGACGGACAACGCTTCGAACGCTTCTCGCTCCGCCACGACGGCCTGCTGCTCGATTTCTCCAAGCAGCGCATCGACGCCGAAACACTCACACTGCTGCACGCGCTGGCCGACGCCGCCGACCTCGACGGCTGGAAGCGGAAGATGGTGGCCGGCGAGCCGATCAACCACACCGAAGGCCGCGCCGTCCGTCACATGGCGCTGCGTGCCGACAAGCAGGAACCGCTCGAAGTGCGCGTTGTCCTCGAGCGCCTACGGAACTTCTGCGAGAGCATTCACAGCGGCAAGTGGCGAGGGTTTGCCGGCGAGCACATCACCGATGTCGTCAATATCGGCATCGGCGGTTCTGACCTCGGGCCGCGCATGGCGGTCAGGGCGCTCGCCGCGCACCACCAGCCGGACCTCAATGTCCATTTCGTCGCCAACGTCGATGGCGCCGACATCGCCCCGCTGCTCGCCCGGCTCAACCCGCGCACAACGCTGTTCGTGATCGCCAGCAAGACGTTCGCCACGCTCGAGACGCTGACCAACGCGCGCACCGCCCGCGCCTGGCTGCTCGCCGCGGCCGGGCGCGAAAGCGCGGTCAGCCAGCATTTCGTCGCCATCTCGACCAACATGGAACTGACGCGACAGTTCGGCATCTCCCCCGACAACGTCTTCGAATTCTGGGACTGGGTCGGCGGGCGCTTTTCGCTGTGGTCGGCAATCGGCCTGTCGCTGGCGCTGGCCGTCGGCTGGCGGCAATTCAAGCAACTGCTGGCCGGCGCCCGCGCCATGGACAAGCACTTCATCGAAGCGCCGGCAGCCGCCAACCTGCCGCTGACGCTGGCTCTGCTCAGCCTGTGGAATACCGACTTCCTCGGCGCGTCAAGCCTGGCGATCCTGCCCTACAGCCAGTCGCTCGCTCTGCTGCCAGCCTACCTGCAGCAACTCGAAATGGAGAGCAACGGCAAGCAGACCGACCGCGACGGCGAAGCAGTCGGCGTCGGGACCTGTCCGGTACTCTGGGGTGAAGCGGGAACCAATGGCCAGCACTCGTTCTATCAATTGCTCCATCAGGGTGGCCAGACCATTCCCTGTGATTTCATCGCGCTGCGCGACAGCGACTTTCCGCTGCCCGGCAGCCACCATGTGGCGCTGCTCGCCAACTGCCTGGCGCAATCGGCCGCGCTCGCCTTTGGCCAGGCCGCCGCCGAGGCCCGTGCCGCCGGCGTGCCGGAAGTACTGGTTCCGTACAAGGTTTTTCCAGGCAACCAGCCGTCGACCACGCTGCTCCTGCCGGCGCTTAGCCCGTACACGCTGGGCCAGTTGCTGGCGCTCTACGAGCACAAGGTCTTCTGCCTCGGCGTCCTGTGGAACCTGAATTCCTTCGACCAGTGGGGTGTCGAACTCGGCAAGCAACTCGCCAACCGGCTGACACCGTTGCTTGAAGGCGCCGGCGACGACGCCGCCTTCGACTCCTCGACGCGCGGCCTGCTGGCCGCCCTGAAAAACCGATGA
- the glgP gene encoding alpha-glucan family phosphorylase: MMTGTVFKLEVNPRIPARLKPLEDLAGNLWYSWDRSTRSLFAQLSEGLWKATNHNPKAILKRADQKHLEAAAENPVFIGTLNRVISAYGSYHELPNMAHVHGQSFKRDDLIAYFCAEFGFHESLPIYSGGLGILAGDHCKAASDMGLPFIGIGLLYHQGYFHQTLDADGNQQATYSDSDFDDLPISPLRDADGKDVVVAVDFPGRMVHARLWEARVGHVRLVLLDTWLPQNSPHDREITHRLYGGDRTTRIEQEILLGIGGVRALAALGLKPTVWHVNEGHAAFLILERIRSLVSAGLPYAAASEAVAANVVFTTHTPVPAGHDHFPEEMIHHYFSDWCHGVGVPCEQLLGMGAEPGKTNFNMTALALRGSRHHNGVSRIHGGVSANICRYVWPQINPDENPMDYVTNGVHLPTFLATEWDETFERYLGTGWRERQTETANWDGIAKVPDQTFWSIRQQLKSQLLQLVRERIGEQHQRNLGSLAHLDRLLKYADPENPNVLTIGFARRFATYKRAALLFQDPEWLAEIIAQADRPVLFLFAGKAHPADQPGQEIIRKIAQMARRPEFEGHILLVEGYDLHLSRSLVAGVDVWLNNPIYPLEASGTSGMKAAMNGALNLSVLDGWWGEGYDDSDDVPNGWAIKPAPGHLGDAQRDAEEARTLYELLQDHVIPTYYRTGPMGYSPQWVAMAKQSIMTIAPRFNVIRMVAEYAKKFYAPAALHGRRFANREFAIARAVAEWKARVRGAWPGVRLHRLDMPERRLDFGKSLQIQVAVQLNGLNPEDVTVEALIGRPGPQGTFIRRARHYPLSTRGVTGNGEMLYTIDLTPEICGKLEYRIRVFPSHPELIHRFETGLMVWL; the protein is encoded by the coding sequence ATCATGACCGGAACCGTATTCAAACTCGAAGTCAATCCCAGGATACCGGCGCGTCTTAAACCGCTCGAAGATCTCGCCGGCAACCTCTGGTACAGTTGGGATCGCTCGACGCGCTCACTCTTCGCGCAACTGTCGGAAGGCCTGTGGAAGGCGACCAACCACAATCCCAAGGCCATTCTCAAGCGCGCCGACCAGAAACACCTCGAAGCCGCGGCCGAGAATCCGGTCTTCATCGGCACGCTGAATCGCGTCATCTCCGCCTACGGCAGCTACCACGAACTGCCCAACATGGCCCACGTCCATGGCCAGTCGTTCAAGAGAGACGACCTGATCGCCTATTTCTGCGCCGAATTCGGCTTCCATGAGAGCCTGCCAATTTACTCCGGCGGTCTCGGCATCCTCGCCGGCGACCATTGCAAGGCAGCCAGCGACATGGGCCTTCCCTTCATCGGCATCGGCCTCCTCTACCACCAAGGCTACTTCCACCAGACCCTTGATGCCGACGGCAACCAGCAGGCCACCTACAGCGATTCCGATTTCGACGACCTGCCGATCTCGCCACTGCGTGACGCCGACGGCAAGGATGTCGTCGTCGCGGTCGATTTTCCCGGCCGCATGGTCCACGCCAGGCTCTGGGAAGCCCGCGTCGGCCACGTCCGGCTCGTCCTGCTTGACACCTGGCTGCCGCAGAATTCGCCGCATGACCGGGAGATCACCCACCGCCTCTACGGCGGCGATCGGACGACGCGCATCGAACAGGAAATCCTGCTTGGTATCGGCGGCGTTCGCGCTCTCGCCGCGCTTGGCCTCAAGCCGACGGTCTGGCATGTCAACGAAGGTCACGCCGCCTTCCTCATCCTCGAACGCATCCGCAGCCTGGTCAGCGCCGGCCTGCCTTACGCCGCCGCGTCCGAGGCCGTCGCCGCCAATGTCGTATTTACGACGCATACGCCGGTTCCGGCCGGGCACGATCATTTCCCGGAGGAAATGATCCACCACTACTTCTCCGATTGGTGCCACGGGGTCGGCGTACCCTGCGAGCAACTCCTGGGAATGGGCGCCGAGCCGGGCAAGACGAATTTCAACATGACCGCCCTGGCCTTGCGCGGCTCCCGCCACCACAACGGAGTTTCGCGCATCCATGGCGGTGTCTCGGCCAATATCTGCCGCTATGTGTGGCCGCAGATCAACCCCGATGAAAACCCGATGGACTACGTGACCAACGGTGTCCACCTACCAACCTTTCTGGCCACCGAATGGGACGAAACCTTCGAGCGCTATCTCGGCACCGGCTGGCGCGAACGCCAGACCGAAACGGCCAACTGGGACGGGATTGCCAAGGTTCCCGACCAGACCTTCTGGAGCATCCGTCAGCAACTGAAATCGCAATTGCTGCAACTCGTCCGCGAGCGCATCGGCGAACAGCACCAGCGCAACCTGGGCTCGCTGGCTCACCTCGACCGCCTGCTCAAGTATGCCGATCCGGAAAACCCGAATGTCCTGACCATCGGCTTCGCGCGTCGCTTCGCGACCTACAAGCGCGCCGCGCTGCTCTTCCAGGATCCGGAGTGGCTGGCCGAGATCATCGCCCAAGCCGACCGGCCGGTGCTCTTCCTGTTCGCCGGCAAGGCCCACCCAGCCGACCAGCCGGGCCAGGAGATCATCCGCAAGATCGCCCAGATGGCCAGGCGCCCCGAGTTCGAGGGCCACATCCTGCTCGTCGAGGGCTACGACCTGCACCTGTCGCGCTCTCTGGTCGCCGGCGTCGATGTCTGGCTCAACAATCCGATCTATCCGCTCGAGGCCTCCGGGACCTCCGGCATGAAGGCGGCAATGAACGGCGCCCTCAACCTCTCGGTACTCGACGGCTGGTGGGGCGAAGGCTACGACGACAGTGACGACGTGCCCAACGGCTGGGCGATCAAGCCTGCCCCCGGGCATCTCGGCGACGCCCAGCGCGATGCCGAGGAAGCGCGCACGCTCTACGAACTGCTCCAGGACCATGTCATTCCAACCTACTACCGTACTGGCCCGATGGGCTATTCGCCGCAGTGGGTGGCGATGGCCAAGCAATCGATCATGACCATCGCGCCGCGTTTCAACGTCATCCGCATGGTTGCCGAGTACGCGAAGAAATTCTATGCGCCGGCCGCCTTGCACGGTCGACGCTTCGCCAACCGCGAATTCGCCATCGCCCGCGCCGTGGCCGAATGGAAGGCGCGGGTGCGCGGGGCCTGGCCGGGTGTGCGCCTGCACCGTCTCGACATGCCCGAGCGTCGTCTCGACTTCGGCAAGTCCCTGCAGATCCAGGTTGCCGTCCAGCTCAACGGACTGAATCCGGAAGACGTCACCGTCGAGGCGCTGATCGGGCGCCCGGGTCCGCAAGGCACGTTCATCCGGCGGGCCCGTCACTACCCGCTGAGCACCCGGGGAGTAACCGGTAATGGCGAAATGCTGTACACCATCGACCTGACGCCGGAAATCTGCGGCAAGCTCGAATACCGGATCCGCGTCTTCCCGTCGCATCCGGAACTGATCCACAGGTTTGAGACGGGCCTGATGGTCTGGCTATGA